Proteins encoded together in one Peribacillus asahii window:
- a CDS encoding SH3 domain-containing protein — translation MKQKGIILTLALLIIFIAFPHAYAFSEQQKVTATSNSVNVRNGAGLSFPVISQLTKGEEYVVIKEEDDWIQIKLSAAKTGWVANWLVEKTEAVNQTTEQGTIIGDSVRIRTGPGTSFQTIGSLSHGTAVNITITDNENWLEIKTDHVQGWVAKQYVQLSAIKQPEKAKEAKTKTKELYTGLVNVDQLNVRLQPSTSGAVLGKLAKNSEVTVYQEEGNWVQINFQNYKGWVLKQYIQTKDAASSRATAKVLAPNLAVHKEASLTSSILGEVKKNESYPIIKEKGYLTQIQLNSKKKGWVANWFLEKEEQPALSSEKKKATNGTISIMYDDTLIREKPTANSTILKQTKEGDTFSVTGLEDDWYKVKWKSGKTGYVAGWMVSIDGQHEQVTRPGVEKYLKDKVIIIDPGHGGRDGGTIGLRGTLEKHLTSRTAKLLYDKLHAAGADVILTRSTDTYVPLPSRVSISHIHNADAFISLHYDSTVNLATSGITTYYYHGYQQALASSISYSLASALQVENRGHRLGNYHVLRENKRAAALVELGYLSNPADELIVTTNDYQENVTSAIYNGLARYFK, via the coding sequence TTGAAACAAAAAGGGATCATACTTACTCTCGCTTTACTTATCATATTCATTGCTTTTCCACATGCATACGCCTTTAGCGAGCAGCAAAAAGTTACTGCAACATCCAACAGCGTCAATGTGCGCAATGGAGCAGGACTTAGCTTTCCTGTCATCAGTCAATTAACAAAAGGGGAAGAATACGTTGTTATAAAAGAAGAAGACGATTGGATTCAAATTAAATTATCAGCAGCCAAAACAGGCTGGGTTGCCAATTGGCTTGTAGAAAAAACTGAAGCAGTGAACCAGACAACGGAGCAAGGTACCATCATTGGAGACTCTGTTCGCATTCGTACTGGACCTGGAACATCCTTTCAAACGATTGGTTCACTATCTCACGGTACAGCTGTCAACATCACCATAACAGACAACGAGAATTGGCTCGAAATCAAAACCGATCATGTACAAGGCTGGGTAGCTAAGCAATATGTTCAGCTTTCTGCCATCAAGCAACCTGAAAAAGCAAAAGAAGCGAAAACAAAAACAAAAGAACTATATACAGGCTTAGTAAACGTTGATCAATTAAATGTACGCTTACAACCATCTACGAGCGGAGCAGTTTTAGGCAAATTAGCGAAAAATAGCGAAGTGACTGTTTATCAGGAAGAAGGCAATTGGGTGCAAATTAACTTCCAAAATTATAAAGGCTGGGTTTTAAAGCAATATATTCAAACAAAAGATGCAGCATCCAGCCGGGCAACCGCAAAAGTATTAGCACCAAATTTAGCCGTTCATAAAGAGGCCTCGCTAACGAGCAGCATATTAGGTGAAGTCAAAAAAAATGAAAGTTATCCTATTATAAAAGAAAAAGGATACCTAACACAAATTCAGCTTAATTCGAAAAAAAAAGGGTGGGTAGCTAACTGGTTTTTAGAAAAAGAAGAACAGCCAGCACTCTCTTCCGAAAAAAAGAAAGCAACGAACGGCACAATTTCCATTATGTACGATGATACATTGATTCGAGAAAAACCAACTGCAAATTCAACCATCCTTAAACAAACAAAAGAAGGAGATACCTTCTCGGTTACAGGTCTTGAAGACGATTGGTATAAAGTAAAATGGAAGAGCGGAAAAACAGGCTATGTAGCGGGCTGGATGGTAAGCATCGATGGCCAGCACGAACAAGTTACCCGCCCTGGTGTAGAAAAATATTTAAAAGATAAGGTCATTATTATTGACCCTGGTCATGGTGGACGTGACGGCGGAACGATTGGCCTGCGAGGCACACTTGAAAAGCATTTAACAAGTCGCACAGCCAAGTTGCTATACGACAAGCTGCATGCAGCTGGAGCCGATGTCATCTTAACAAGAAGTACGGATACATATGTACCGCTTCCCTCTCGCGTAAGCATCTCTCATATTCATAATGCAGACGCTTTTATTAGCCTGCATTATGATAGTACGGTAAATCTCGCAACGAGTGGAATCACGACCTATTATTATCATGGATATCAACAAGCTTTAGCCTCATCCATTAGTTACTCGCTCGCCTCGGCCTTACAAGTTGAAAACCGCGGGCATCGCCTTGGAAATTATCACGTACTAAGGGAAAATAAACGAGCAGCAGCACTAGTCGAACTCGGCTATTTA
- the aspS gene encoding aspartate--tRNA ligase yields the protein MFGRSYFCGEVLETAIGEKVTLKGWAQKRRDLGGLIFIDLRDRTGVVQIVFNPDVSAESLAIAEKVRNEYVLDVQGTVVKRDETTVNPNIATGTIEVQVENITIINEAKTPPFAIDGNTDVSEDVRLKYRYLDLRRPAMFETLNMRHKATKAIRNYLDSEGFLDIETPILTKSTPEGARDYLVPSRVHEGEFYALPQSPQLFKQLLMVSGFERYYQVARCFRDEDLRADRQPEFTQIDIETSFMSQEDIMSMTENMMAKVMKEVKGLDVTLPFPRITYDDAMNRYGSDKPDTRFGMELIDIAEVAKQSSLKVFTGALEKGGQVKAIVVKGGAADYSRKEMDAYAEFAAIYGAKGLAWLKVEEDGLKGPIAKFFGELEEALIQTVKAEVGDIIMFCADKKSIVADTLGALRVKLAKERGLIDESAFNFLWVTDWPLLEYNEDEKRYTAAHHPFTMPFREDLDKLESQPQEVRAQAYDIVLNGYELGGGSLRIFERDVQERMFTALGFSEEEAKEQFGFLLDAFEYGTPPHGGIALGLDRLVMLLAGRTNLRDTIAFPKTASASDLLTAAPSTVSPAQLKELNLAITPSKKS from the coding sequence ATGTTTGGTAGATCATACTTCTGTGGAGAAGTTTTAGAAACAGCAATTGGTGAAAAAGTAACATTAAAAGGATGGGCTCAAAAGCGACGTGATTTAGGTGGATTAATTTTTATTGATCTGCGTGACCGTACAGGCGTTGTTCAAATTGTGTTCAACCCAGATGTATCAGCGGAAAGCTTAGCGATTGCTGAGAAAGTTCGTAACGAATACGTTCTTGATGTGCAAGGAACGGTTGTAAAACGTGATGAAACAACGGTGAATCCAAATATTGCAACAGGTACAATTGAAGTACAAGTTGAAAATATTACGATTATTAACGAAGCGAAAACTCCTCCATTTGCTATCGATGGAAATACGGATGTATCTGAAGATGTTCGTTTGAAATATCGTTATTTAGATTTACGTCGTCCAGCGATGTTTGAAACATTAAACATGCGCCATAAAGCGACAAAAGCAATCCGCAACTATTTAGATAGCGAAGGATTCCTAGACATTGAAACACCAATTTTAACAAAAAGTACACCAGAAGGAGCACGTGATTATTTAGTACCGAGCCGTGTTCATGAAGGGGAATTCTATGCCCTGCCGCAATCACCGCAATTATTTAAACAATTATTGATGGTATCTGGATTTGAACGTTACTATCAAGTAGCTCGTTGTTTCCGTGATGAAGATTTACGAGCTGACAGACAACCTGAATTCACACAAATCGATATTGAGACAAGCTTCATGAGCCAAGAAGATATTATGTCTATGACAGAAAACATGATGGCTAAAGTGATGAAAGAAGTAAAAGGCTTAGATGTGACACTTCCATTCCCTCGTATCACATATGATGATGCGATGAATCGTTATGGTTCAGATAAACCGGATACTCGCTTCGGCATGGAACTTATTGATATTGCTGAAGTGGCGAAACAAAGCAGCTTAAAAGTATTTACAGGTGCTCTTGAAAAAGGCGGCCAAGTAAAAGCAATCGTAGTCAAAGGCGGAGCTGCGGACTACTCTCGTAAAGAAATGGATGCTTACGCAGAATTTGCAGCAATTTACGGTGCAAAAGGTCTTGCTTGGTTAAAAGTTGAAGAGGACGGTTTAAAAGGACCAATCGCGAAATTCTTCGGTGAACTTGAAGAAGCGTTAATCCAAACTGTGAAAGCTGAAGTTGGCGATATTATCATGTTCTGTGCCGATAAGAAAAGCATTGTAGCGGACACACTTGGGGCTCTTCGTGTGAAGCTTGCGAAAGAACGCGGCTTAATTGATGAATCTGCATTCAACTTCCTTTGGGTGACAGATTGGCCGCTTCTTGAGTACAATGAAGATGAAAAACGTTACACAGCAGCACATCATCCATTCACAATGCCATTCCGTGAGGACTTAGATAAATTAGAAAGTCAGCCACAAGAAGTACGCGCTCAAGCGTATGACATTGTCTTGAATGGTTATGAACTTGGCGGTGGATCTCTGCGTATTTTTGAACGCGATGTTCAAGAGCGTATGTTCACAGCACTTGGTTTCTCTGAAGAAGAAGCAAAAGAGCAGTTTGGTTTCTTATTGGATGCCTTCGAATACGGAACACCTCCACATGGTGGAATTGCTCTTGGTTTAGACCGTTTAGTGATGCTGCTTGCAGGTCGTACAAACTTACGTGATACAATTGCGTTCCCAAAAACAGCAAGCGCAAGCGACCTGTTAACAGCGGCACCAAGTACGGTAAGTCCAGCGCAGCTAAAAGAATTGAATTTAGCGATTACACCTTCGAAAAAATCATAA
- a CDS encoding M20 family metallopeptidase — MGILKDLLNAKKQEMLHFLEQIVNIDSGSHIKSGIDEISGLLKVKFERLGFIVEVVEEKAHGNHLVIQHRDAVQPEIIIIGHMDTVFPEGTAKRRPFTMKDGCAYGPGVIDMKASLVELVYALTCMKQKGKKGYQNVQIVLNSDEELGSPTSRSLIMNQAINKKYALILEAARPDGSIVTARRGGGQFKIFVEGKAAHSGIEPEKGHSAIEELAYKVIKLQQLTNHEEGISVNVGLIQGGTAANTIAAEASAQVDVRISQKKQINPLKEQIEKICATNYIAGTKTNVIGKIERIPMEKSQRTEALLSVIKQAGQELGLTITDTATGGSSDACLTSAMGVATIDGLGPIGGFFHSEEEYLVISSLLERTLLLATVIQKLSE, encoded by the coding sequence GTGGGCATCTTGAAGGATCTATTGAACGCAAAGAAACAAGAAATGCTTCATTTTTTAGAACAAATCGTAAATATAGATAGCGGTTCTCACATAAAGTCGGGGATTGATGAAATAAGCGGGTTACTAAAAGTAAAATTTGAGCGTCTTGGTTTTATCGTAGAGGTAGTAGAAGAAAAAGCGCATGGCAATCATCTAGTTATCCAACATCGTGATGCTGTACAACCTGAAATTATCATTATTGGTCATATGGATACAGTCTTTCCAGAAGGAACGGCAAAAAGACGGCCATTTACAATGAAGGACGGCTGTGCATATGGTCCGGGTGTAATTGATATGAAGGCAAGCTTAGTGGAGTTAGTCTATGCACTAACCTGCATGAAGCAGAAAGGAAAAAAGGGATACCAGAACGTTCAGATTGTTTTAAATAGTGATGAAGAGCTTGGGTCTCCAACCTCTAGGTCGCTTATTATGAATCAGGCTATCAATAAAAAATATGCTTTAATTTTAGAGGCGGCACGTCCGGATGGTTCAATTGTAACAGCGAGAAGAGGGGGAGGGCAGTTTAAAATTTTTGTAGAGGGTAAAGCAGCCCATTCCGGGATTGAGCCAGAAAAAGGTCATAGTGCCATTGAGGAACTGGCTTATAAAGTAATTAAACTTCAACAATTGACGAATCATGAAGAAGGAATTAGTGTAAACGTTGGTCTTATACAAGGTGGAACTGCTGCCAATACTATAGCAGCTGAAGCTTCTGCTCAGGTGGATGTTCGTATTTCACAAAAGAAACAAATCAATCCTTTGAAAGAACAAATTGAAAAAATTTGTGCAACAAATTATATTGCTGGGACAAAAACAAATGTAATCGGGAAAATAGAGAGAATTCCAATGGAAAAAAGCCAAAGAACAGAGGCTCTGCTATCCGTAATTAAGCAGGCGGGGCAGGAGCTTGGTTTAACGATTACAGATACGGCGACAGGTGGAAGTTCAGATGCTTGCCTTACATCTGCTATGGGGGTGGCGACGATTGATGGGCTCGGGCCAATTGGTGGTTTCTTTCATAGTGAAGAGGAGTATTTAGTCATCTCGAGTTTATTGGAACGAACGTTATTATTAGCGACTGTTATCCAAAAGCTGTCGGAATAA
- the hisS gene encoding histidine--tRNA ligase, with translation MGIQIPRGTQDLLPGQTEIWQYIENTARELCRRYQYKEIRTPIFEHTELFLRGVGDTTDIVQKEMYTFQDRGGRDLTLRPEGTASVVRSYIENKMFGHPTQPVKLYYIGQMFRYERPQAGRFRQFVQFGIEALGSKDPAIDAEVLALAMNLYQELGLKKLKLVINSLGDSESRIAHRNALINHFEPRIGEFCGDCQNRLQKNPLRILDCKKDHDHELMKTAPSIIDYLNEESRTYFDKVKQHLTDLEIEFVEDPTLVRGLDYYNHTAFEIMSEAEGFGAITTLAGGGRYNGLAESLGGPETPGIGFALSIERLIAALQAENVELPIEQGIDCYFVSLGDAARDYTVKLAYQLRNAGFTVEKDYLDRKVKAQFKSADRLEARYVAVLGDDELANNKINLKNMATGEQVELDLATFIEKFKKLQA, from the coding sequence ATGGGTATTCAAATTCCACGAGGTACGCAGGATTTACTGCCGGGCCAAACGGAGATCTGGCAATACATTGAGAATACAGCGCGCGAGCTTTGTCGTCGCTATCAATATAAAGAAATTCGCACACCGATTTTCGAGCATACGGAACTTTTTTTACGCGGTGTAGGTGATACAACAGACATCGTGCAAAAGGAAATGTATACGTTCCAAGATCGTGGTGGAAGGGACTTAACGCTGCGTCCAGAAGGAACGGCATCTGTTGTTCGGTCGTATATTGAAAATAAAATGTTTGGTCATCCAACACAACCAGTTAAGCTTTATTATATTGGACAAATGTTTCGTTATGAGCGTCCACAAGCGGGTCGCTTCCGTCAATTTGTTCAATTCGGAATTGAAGCTTTGGGCAGCAAAGACCCAGCTATCGATGCAGAAGTGCTGGCATTAGCGATGAACCTTTATCAAGAGTTAGGGTTGAAAAAACTAAAGCTTGTCATTAATAGTTTAGGTGATAGCGAAAGTCGAATCGCTCACCGCAATGCGTTAATTAATCATTTTGAACCGCGCATTGGTGAGTTTTGCGGCGATTGTCAAAATCGCTTGCAAAAGAACCCGCTTCGCATTTTAGATTGTAAAAAAGATCATGATCATGAGTTAATGAAAACGGCTCCGTCGATTATTGATTATTTAAATGAAGAATCACGTACGTATTTTGATAAGGTGAAACAGCATTTGACAGATTTAGAGATTGAATTTGTGGAAGATCCAACGCTTGTACGTGGTTTGGATTATTATAATCACACGGCATTTGAGATTATGAGTGAAGCGGAAGGATTTGGGGCGATTACAACATTAGCTGGAGGCGGGCGTTATAACGGCCTTGCTGAAAGTTTAGGCGGTCCAGAAACACCGGGTATTGGTTTTGCTCTTAGTATTGAACGTTTAATTGCGGCTTTACAAGCAGAAAACGTTGAGCTTCCTATTGAACAAGGCATTGACTGCTATTTTGTTTCATTAGGAGATGCTGCACGTGATTATACGGTAAAGCTTGCTTACCAATTGCGCAATGCGGGCTTTACTGTTGAAAAAGATTATTTAGACCGTAAAGTAAAGGCACAATTTAAATCAGCTGACCGACTAGAAGCAAGATATGTGGCTGTACTTGGGGATGATGAGTTAGCAAATAACAAAATCAACCTTAAAAACATGGCGACAGGCGAGCAAGTTGAATTAGACTTAGCAACATTTATTGAAAAATTTAAGAAGTTACAAGCTTAA